A region of Alphaproteobacteria bacterium DNA encodes the following proteins:
- a CDS encoding tetratricopeptide repeat protein, with protein MSKIYKSLFLSFIAYFMSSVLISLYAMGSGSGSSNSNTPAPFSSSSKSTVNLTDAKIKIQAKNFRGAIPVLEQIVIDDPKNADAFNYLGYSYRMSGDKQKSYDAYQKALAIDPMHKGANEYLGELYLEMNNPGKAEERLAILKSACTNCIEYTTLEASILKFKTTTKN; from the coding sequence TATAGCTTATTTTATGTCATCAGTTCTCATCTCCCTTTATGCCATGGGATCTGGTTCTGGTAGTTCTAATTCCAATACGCCTGCACCATTTTCGTCATCTAGTAAAAGTACCGTTAATCTTACAGATGCCAAAATAAAAATTCAGGCAAAAAATTTTCGTGGTGCTATTCCTGTTTTAGAACAAATTGTTATTGATGATCCCAAAAATGCTGACGCATTTAACTATCTTGGATATAGCTATCGGATGAGTGGTGATAAACAAAAATCATATGATGCGTATCAAAAAGCTTTAGCAATTGATCCTATGCATAAAGGGGCCAACGAATATTTGGGAGAATTATATCTTGAAATGAACAACCCTGGTAAAGCTGAAGAACGTTTGGCTATTTTAAAATCAGCATGTACAAATTGTATAGAATATACAACACTTGAAGCATCTATTCTTAAATTTAAAACAACTACAAAAAATTAA